A window of Mytilus edulis chromosome 10, xbMytEdul2.2, whole genome shotgun sequence contains these coding sequences:
- the LOC139492746 gene encoding uncharacterized protein translates to MPGGNSLPSNKTGQNPKEKKSTNTNTVQTLLSARKDLDKTKARTQPKLPKRTHSELSSESDNSMDTSGLNSLQKDLDEIKTNLQGITKKDDLDILTKDLVRTHDLEIIVTSIVTKLFQRFESTMDKKLNTKLTTVQKEMQEMQNKFEALSIENEELRKQIDQTRDVVIKNKKGLEDSTRMNQEALTSANYNEQYSRKNNIKVMNFPRHEDQNLRSDFIETVRRDLNVHLEERDVVAIHRLPSDKPGPKPMIVRLFNSDVKRKVMVERKNLNNKVRISDDVTWRNMQLISKLRDMNCFESVWFYNSGVYGRMEDGLQLKFNLFDNIRTRLQNRK, encoded by the coding sequence ATGCCTGGAGGCAATTCTTTACCAAGTAATAAAACTGGACAAAATCCTAAGGAAAAAAAATCTACTAACACTAATACTGTTCAAACACTATTGTCAGCCAGAAAggatttagataaaacaaaagcTAGAACACAACCTAAATTACCTAAAAGAACTCATTCAGAGTTGTCTAGTGAGTCAGACAATAGCATGGACACTAGTGGATTAAATAGTCTACAAAAGGACCTTGATGAAATCAAAACAAACCTTCAGGGGATAACCAAAAAAGATGATCTTGACATACTAACAAAAGATCTTGTAAGAACACATGATTTAGAAATAATTGTTACCTCTATTGTGACCAAACTATTTCAAAGATTTGAATCAACGATGGATAAGAAACTTAACACTAAATTAACAACAGTACAGAAAGAAATGCAAGAGATGCAAAACAAGTTTGAAGCCTTATCAATAGAAAATGAAGAACTTAGAAAACAAATTGACCAAACCAGAGATGtagttattaaaaacaaaaaaggctTAGAGGATTCAACCAGAATGAACCAAGAGGCATTAACTAGTGCAAACTATAATGAACAATATTCTAGGAAAAACAACATCAAAGTCATGAACTTTCCTAGACATGAGGATCAGAATTTGAGATCAGACTTTATAGAAACTGTGAGAAGGGATCTGAATGTTCACCTTGAAGAGAGGGATGTTGTTGCAATCCACCGCTTACCATCAGACAAACCTGGACCAAAACCAATGATAGTTAGACTGTTCAATAGCGATGTGAAAAGAAAAGTGATGGTAGAGAGAAAAAACTTGAATAACAAAGTACGCATTAGTGACGACGTTACCTGGAGAAACATGCAGCTGATTAGTAAACTGAGAGACATGAACTGTTTTGAATCTGTATGGTTTTACAACTCTGGAGTATATGGTAGAATGGAAGATGGTTTACAACTGAAGTTTAACTTATTTGATAATATAAGGACAAGgttacaaaacagaaaatag